Proteins from one Penicillium digitatum chromosome 2, complete sequence genomic window:
- a CDS encoding Thiamine pyrophosphate enzyme, C-terminal TPP-binding encodes MNSTKPVPPKRKKVDSDDEDERVKDGNLTSAAGNFFEALSEAGVTHCFVNLGSDHPAMLEAMIQAQQENNPIFPNIITCPSELVALSAALGYAQATGVPQCVIVHVDCGTLAMGQSIHNASVSRVPVLCFAGLSPFTQNGELLGSRTEFIHWLQDVPDQAAIVRQYCRYTGEIKTGRNIKQMVSRALQFALSDPKGPAYLMAAREVLEERVGIEDLDGEIFSPITPSALPEIEVELIAKSLMSAKRPLVVTSYLGRNLQAPALLAELCDKLPITVVEMVGSDVSLRSDHEAYRGVTVTTHPEILEADVILILDCDVPWIPTAGKPRKGTKVFHLDVDPLKQQMPLFLINATRKFKVGCGIALGQINAFLDKQDIDRAKYTLQFEERSKDYKIWRETLKMAESPSKDGVVSVPYLASRLRDSLPEGTTYVLEAVTNAGHLIHHLNLTKPGSLIASGAGGLGWGGGAALGVKLGKPGSFICAIVGDGVYLFSQMESVYWIARRYDIPFLLIVLNNGGWNAPKVSALLVHKDGLSSKSNRRDLNISFDPSPDYPGIAAAAGKAWGKTVSTQSELDPAINKAADVVQGGKCAVIEVSVPSMWKEN; translated from the exons ATGAATTCGACAAAACCAGTACCCCCTAAGAGAAAGAAGGTAGACAGcgatgatgaggacgagaGGGTCAAAGATGGCAATCTTACATCGGCCGCTGGGAATTTCTTCGAGGCGCTGT CTGAGGCCGGTGTCACTCACTGCTTCGTCAACCT GGGAAGTGACCATCCCGCAATGCTGGAAGCAATGATCCAGGCTCAGCAAG AAAACAACCCCATTTTCCCAAACATCATTACCTGCCCTTCCGAGCTAGTTGCGCTATCAGCTGCATTGGGATATGCTCAAGCCACAGGAGTTCCG CAATGCGTAATTGTGCATGTCGACTGCGGGACTCTAGCTATGGGACAGTCAATACATAATGCCTCCGTTAGCAGAGTTCCTGTTCTGTGTTTTGCTGGCTTGAGTCCTTTTACCCAAAATGGCGAATTGTTGGGTTCCAGAACAGA GTTCATTCATTGGCTACAAGATGTACCCGATCAAGCAGCGATTGTCCGACAATACTGCAGATACACAGGTGAGATAAAGACTGGACGTAATATCAAGCAGATGGTCTCGCGAGCTTTACAGTTTGCCTTATCAGACCCCAAAGGCCCAGCATATCTCATGGCTGCGAGAGAGGTACTCGAGGAA CGTGTGGGAATAGAAGACCTGGACGGAGAAATTTTCAGTCCAATCACTCCAAGTGCATTGCCAGAAATAG AGGTGGAATTAATTGCCAAGTCGCTCATGAGCGCAAAGCGACCGCTTGTTGTCACAAGTTATCTTGGTCGAAACCTCCAAGCACCAGCCCTCTTAGCTGAGCTTTGTGACAAGCTTCCAATCACCGTCGTTGAGATGGTCGGCTCTGACGTTTCTCTGCGAAGTGACCACGAAGCGTATCGCGGAGTTACCGTTACTACTCATCCGGAGATTCTTGAAGCTGATGTTATTCTTATTCTTGATTGTGATGTGCCCTGGATTCCAACTGCTGGAAAGCCTCGGAAAG GAACGAAGGTATTCCATCTTGATGTCGATCCGCTGAAGCAGCAGATGCCAC TCTTTTTAATCAATGCCACTCGCAAGTTCAAGGTTGGCTGTGGAATTGCGCTTGGACAAATCAACGCTTTCCTGGATAAACAGGATATCGATCGGGCTAAGTATACCCTGCAGTTTGAGGAGCGGTCGAAAGACTACAAAATCTGGAGGGAAACTCTAAAAATGGCTGAATCACCATCTAAAGACGGTGTAGTCAGTGTGCCCTATCTGGCATCAAGACTGCGAGATTCTCTTCCAGAAGGCACCACCTATGTTTTGGAGGCTGTAACCAATGCAGGACATCTCATCCACCATCTAAACTTGACCAAG CCAGGAAGTCTAATTGCCAGCGGCGCAGGTGGTCTGGGATGGGGAGGTGGTGCAGCACTGGGCGTCAAGCTCGGCAAGCCAGGTTCATTCATTTGTGCAAT TGTCGGTGACGGAGTCTATCTATTCTCGCAGATGGAAAGCGTCTACTGGATCGCCAGGCGCTATGATATTCCCTTCCTCCTCATTGTGCTTAACAATGGCGGATGGAACGCACCAAAAGTGTCTGCACTTTTGGTTCACAAGGACGGGTTATCATCGAAGTCAAACAGACGAG ATCTTAACATCTCGTTTGACCCTTCTCCGGACTACCCCGGAATTGCTGCCGCCGCCGGTAAGGCGTGGGGTAAGACAGTCAGTACGCAAAGCGAGCTTGATCCTGCTATTAACAAGGCGGCCGATGTTGTTCAGGGTGGAAAATGTGCTGTCATAGAGGTTTC TGTTCCATCTATGTGGAAGGAGAACTAA
- a CDS encoding SNF2 family helicase/ATPase, putative: protein MARESNAPLVPLTPGGKPNAQSGPAHVQEPVFGKPSPIGPPQHRSNHLFNIPKPNQSRAEHHRPAPRPQPQQQPQSRLHGQASATPHAYRPPGTSGAAVATPSVKRSEPWDPFKPVAPSAYNNTRGGIPHGAVSIKRPENVTWTTPRAPRPIYQSKPVPPKMGGGLKNLQKFIDLTRDDTDPVPRASAYASPSFGAMDMNGYVDTAMANENIKALLEGAFEDEEDKAEAKIKGTKKKGGKKSKKSSVNKQKDEVVVDKKKDKAIDDLDDLAAQLQGVTVNDSNDQNAKSEDDSSAKVVQDDKVARKDEEDDEVAEEVAEEEEEEEEESDDEDAGVVEGLKVTLLPHQIEGVNWMCDKETGRKTSKGIFPKGGILADDMGLGKTVQAIALLLKNRKSDHENSDNTESEGKTTKLPPNCIPTTLVIAPLALIKQWEAEIKDKVEPSHKLSVCLYHGTTRAKSSTMLDKYDVVITTYGTLTSEFNSSASDKAKKAGIFAVHWYRIILDEAHTIKNRNAKATQSAYALDAQYRWCLTGTPLQNNLDELQSLIKFLRVKPYDDLAAWRDQISRPLNNGCGGLAIQRLQVYLKAFMKRRTKDILRLNDNVKPGDEGAGGKPKKSSNGFHITKREVIKVTPEFMPGELNFYKRLEQRTDNSLAKMMGGAKVDYAGALVLLLRLRQSCNHPDLVKGDLAKDKDILLQNGSTNNQSTQSNPDDLDSIADLFGAMSVVAKKCDVCQTDLSPNEIKNGASRCGECEADLNINVMGTEKKKKKKSKKSHTELDVPDSPSARKSEAQIARSRKNRRFIIDSDDEDEEEGDWVVPEDQRKMPSLGKAGGSDDENAEGGGEWLISDDETDEELESPSRRKSKPIVLNDSEDESDSEADDIYNDEGENGELPSTKIRYLMRILNREAPDFKFIVFSVFTSMLDKIEPFLKSANIGFARYDGGMANNHREASLEKLRNHGGTRVLLCSLRAGALGLNLTAASRVVLLEPFWNPFVEEQAIDRVHRLNQSVDVKIYKMVIKGTVEERIVALQDRKRELANATIEGKAGAGKLTMRDMMALFGRDAESQFSGNQNTLDFNQPTRLLNTGDETEPVHSSSHESTQSGPRSRGREVKPNRPRNEDSVYGRRW, encoded by the exons ATGGCCAGAGAAAGCAACGCGCCATTGGTGCCCCTCACTCCAGGGGGGAAACCAAACGCTCAGTCTGGCCCCGCACATGTCCAGGAACCTGTATTCGGAAAGCCATCGCCGATCGGCCCCCCACAACACAGATCAAACCATCTTTTCAACATTCCAAAGCCCAATCAATCTCGTGCCGAACATCATCGACCCGCCCCTCGACCGCAgccgcaacaacagccacAATCGCGCCTCCATGGTCAAGCAAGCGCTACGCCCCACGCTTATCGCCCACCGGGCACTTCGGGTGCCGCAGTCGCTACGCCGTCGGTGAAGCGAAGTGAGCCATGGGACCCATTCAAGCCAGTGGCACCATCGGCCTACAACAATACTCGCGGAGGAATCCCCCACGGTGCAGTGAGTATCAAGCGACCTGAAAATGTCACCTGGACAACTCCTCGTGCCCCTAGGCCTATCTATCAATCCAAGCCTGTTCCACCGAAGATGGGAGGCGGGTTGAAGAACCTGCAGAAATTTATAGATCTCACACGCGACGACACTGATCCTGTGCCAAGGGCTTCAGCCTATGCAAGTCCGAGCTTCGGTGCCATGGATATGAACGGCTACGTGGATACGGCTATGGCAAACGAAAACATCAAAGCTTTGCTTGAAGGTGCATTCGAAGACGAGGAGGACAAGGCCGAGGCGAAAATTAAAGgcacgaagaagaagggtggaaagaagtccaagaagTCGTCAGTGAACAAGCAGAAAGATGAAGTCGTCgtggacaagaagaaggacaaAGCGATTGACGATCTTGATGATCTTGCTGCACAACTCCAAGGGGTCACGGTCAATGACTCGAATGATCAAAATGCCAAGTCTGAAGATGACTCATCTGCCAAGGTCGTACAAGACGACAAAGTTGCCCggaaagatgaagaagatgatgaggtAGCAGAGGAGGTAgcagaggaggaagaggaggaggaggaggaatccgacgatgaagatgctgGAGTCGTCGAAGGCTTAAAAGTGACCCTCCTGCCTCACCAAATTGAAGGTGTGAATTGGATGTGCGACAAAGAGACTGGCCGAAAAACAAGCAAAGGAATTTTCCCAAAAGGCGGAATTCTTGCGGATGACATGGGTTTGGGCAAAACCGTGCAAGCAATTGCTCTGCTGCTCAAAAACCGCAAATCCGATCACGAGAACAGCGACAACACCGAATCCGAGGGCAAGACGACCAAGCTACCGCCAAACTGCATTCCCACCACTTTGGTAATTGCACCTCTTGCGCTGATCAAACAATGGGAGGCAgaaatcaaagacaaagtTGAACCGTCCCACAAGCTGAGTGTTTGCCTCTATCATGGTACAACGCGCGCAAAGTCTTCGACAATGTTGGATAAATACGACGTTGTAATCACAACTTATGGAACTCTCACCTCCGAATTCAACTCGTCAGCATCAGACAAAGCCAAAAAGGCGGGCATTTTCGCGGTTCATTGGTACCGTATCATTCTTGACGAAGCACACACAATCAAGAACCGCAACGCCAAAGCCACGCAGTCAGCATATGCACTGGATGCCCAATACCGCTGGTGCTTGACAGGAACGCCATTGCAAAACAACCTGGATGAGTTGCAGAGTCTGATCAAATTCCTCCGGGTGAAGCCCTATGACGACTTGGCTGCATGGAGAGATCAAATCAGCCGGCCTTTGAACAATGGTTGTGGAGGCCTCGCTATCCAAAGACTACAAGTTTATCTGAAGGCCTTCATGAAACGGCGCACGAAGGATATCCTCAGACTGAACGACAATGTGAAGCCTGGCGACGAAGGAGCAGGTGGTAAGCCAAAGAAGTCATCGAATGGATTCCACATTACCAAGCGTGAGGTCATTAAGGTGACTCCCGAATTCATGCCTGGCGAGTTAAACTTCTACAAACGGCTCGAACAGCGGACGGATAATAGTCTTGCTAAAATGATGGGTGGTGCTAAGGTCGATTATGCTGGAGCTTTGGTTCTGCTGTTGCGTCTTCGCCAGTCTTGTAACCACCCAGACTTGGTCAAGGGTGATTTGGCCAAGGACAAGGATATTCTCTTGCAGAATGGCAGTACGAACAACCAGTCAACACAGTCAAACCCGGATGACCTTGACAGCATTGCCGATCTCTTCGGGGCAATGAGCGTCGTCGCAAAGAAATGCGATGTTTGCCAAACGGACCTGAGTCCGAACGAAATCAAGAACGGTGCCAGTCGATGTGGTGAATGTGAAGCTGACTTGAATATCAATGTTATGGGcacagaaaaaaagaagaaaaagaagtcGAAGAAGAGCCACACGGAGCTTGATGTTCCAGACTCCCCGTCAGCCCGCAAATCTGAAGCACAAATTGCTCGTTCTCGCAAAAATCGGCGATTCATTATTGACAGtgacgacgaagatgaagaagagggcgACTGGGTTGTACCCGAGGACCAGCGCAAGATGCCTAGCCTCGGGAAAGCAGGTGGTTCGGATGATGAAAACGCCGAAGGAGGTGGTGAATGGCTCATCTCGGACGATGAAACTGATGAGGAGCTCGAATCGCCCTCCAGAAGGAAGAGCAAGCCTATCGTTCTGAACGATTCCGAGGACGAAAGCGATTCTGAAGCGGATGACATCTACAACGATGAAGGAGAAAACGGAGAGCTTCCATCCACCAAGATCCGCTATCTTATGCGAATTCTCAATCGCGAGGCACCGGACTTCAAGTTCATTGTTTTCTCGGTCTTTACATCTATGCTTGATAAGATCGAGCCCTTCTTGAAGAGTGCCAATATCGGCTTCGCCCGCTACGATGGTGGAATGGCAAATAATCACCGAGAGGCCAGTCTCGAAAAGCTCCGTAATCACGGTGGCACTCGTGTACTGCTCTGCAGTCTGCGTGCCGGTGCATTAGGTCTCAATCTGACAGCCGCTAGCCGCGTCGTCCTCTTGGAGCCCTTCTGGAATCCC TTTGTGGAAGAGCAAGCCATCGATCGCGTCCATCGCCTGAATCAAAGCGTTGACGTGAAAATCTACAAGATGGTCATCAAGGGTACCGTGGAAGAACGCATCGTTGCCCTGCAGGATCGCAAGCGCGAACTGGCCAATGCCACCATCGAGGGCAAGGCCGGCGCCGGCAAGCTCACTATGCGCGACATGATGGCGCTCTTTGGCCGTGACGCAGAATCCCAATTCTCAGGAAATCAGAACACCCTGGACTTCAACCAGCCTACTCGACTGCTGAACACCGGGGATGAGACAGAACCTGTGCATTCCTCCTCCCACGAATCAACGCAGTCTGGCCCACGCAGCCGGGGAAGGGAGGTCAAGCCTAACCGGCCACGAAATGAGGATTCGGTCTATGGTCGACGATGGTAA
- a CDS encoding Sensor histidine kinase/response regulator, putative has product MSLPSDIKDNDNWTIIYDDQNEDNQNVKTEEKPSRRRQSLARKLSIPKSMCIMSDNKTEISTVAELLSPKLKMPQLDSAERVFPIRSVVSFDSTPSSALQTPSIDKLEAPMSPFSDTWSAGFTNEQAGSQQKSPPGKSIDPEDSNSTRPDYLTRLHQKSGGGSRISSMLEEQSHASHNLDNLAQLESTVQNGGDVLDFHKVTEGMCYSREDEEDVFIQSFGALVVMTESDGNFEVQIASENSQETIGHSPGELFELRTFCDVLPSSQHSNFLVHAQFVLSDDYIFEDSGPEVFYLSVLSSDGITRDTWCTMHTSTLYKNYVICELQPEARGTKDHPNLEGPGSQTRASDNRSLDMTSGAFFENFHPPGKDLDTRNCKVSDSSELLNAIPRILRRLSNAQTLEALVQHTITTLQSLVEFDRTTIYHFDSDRHGTVVADAVDASSGLTSYEGMHFPESTFSEGLKKTYTRNTVCFSCSGSQGTSKLVYRASTNKRPFDMSNTYLSAAPALSTPQTHNPVRACLSIQVIVFGRLWGLISCQSYDSGQKLHPLIQKVCWFVAEAVSSNIERLSYSLPFQSREADISLNETSTVQAVKTPPGDLLGLFGADYAAASILGESKILGKPIDSQEVLALFEYMKVREDDTVFWSRNIATDFQDLNYSPGFHHISGLLYVPLSVDGRDFITFFRAGLESNSRASDSERLSRQKEWSSTEFGKASVLSLLYRTFTNIWQEKETTLQNNQLMRLLLANSAHEFRTPLNAIINYLEIVLDGSLDQETRDHISRSHSASKSLVYIINDLLDLTNAENGQRLIKDEAFNLSETLTEATDIFWEEAIQKHVDLQVVQHAALPPVLGDQRRVRQVITNLISNAIQHTSTGAVTIESCVVAEPLESDHICVEVAIHDTGSGMSQESVETLFCELEQISNKGYMQNPKSYERNPSGQSFETESVLGLGLALVARIVRNMNGQLSLKSEEGKGSCFKIRLAFPLPDEDSGQKQNPCAASNEPQQEDKRREETKQNIMSSHRVTSQREDGIPWECGQISEFEPGKSIVTVDVGLRTGEARNLSLSGQRLEQNNQSDKPATRNNSEHSSEPFNPPVKETSSIPPITKPPANQSQIPQPSVAPTMNWNLHVLVAEDDPVNSTIVQKRLEKFGHTVHMTSNGKECAYAYKENPTRFDAVLMDLQMPIVDGLGATQMIREFEQQELANETTPAPHIPIFAVSASLLEENRKIYMDSGFDGWVMKPIDFYRVDRLLGGVRLRWVREEVVYRPGVWEAGGWFEA; this is encoded by the exons ATGTCTTTACCGTCCGATATCAAAGACAACGACAACTGGACGATCATTTATGATGACCAGAATGAGGATAATCAAAATGTCAAGACAGAAGAAAAGCCTTCCAGGAGGAGGCAGTCTCTCGCGCGAAAGTTGTCTATACCAAAGTCAATGTGTATCATGTCTGACAACAAGACTGAGATATCCACAGTAGCCGAGCTACTATCCCCGAAGTTGAAAATGCCTCAACTTGACTCGGCGGAAAGAGTCTTTCCCATTCGCTCGGTCGTCTCGTTTGATTCCACGCCTTCGTCTGCCCTGCAGACACCTTCCATCGATAAGCTCGAAGCACCCATGTCTCCTTTTTCGGACACATGGAGTGCAGGCTTCACCAACGAACAAGCTGGCTCCCAGCAAAAGAGTCCACCCGGGAAGAGCATTGACCCTGAGGATAGTAACTCAACAAGACCGGACTATCTCACTCGACTGCACCAAAAGAGTGGTGGCGGCAGCCGGATTTCATCAATGCTGGAAGAACAATCTCACGCCAGCCACAATCTCGACAATCTGGCACAATTAGAAAGCACTGTGCAAAACGGTGGCGATGTCCTTGACTTCCACAAGGTAACGGAGGGCATGTGCTACTCGCGTGAAGACGAGGAGGATGTCTTTATTCAGTCATTCGGTGCACTCGTTGTGATGACAGAGTCCGACGGTAATTTTGAAGTGCAGATAGCGAGCGAGAACTCCCAGGAAACTATTGGGCATTCTCCTGGAGAACTCTTTGAGTTGCGGACATTTTGTGATGTATTGCCGTCCTCGCAACACAGCAATTTTCTTGTTCATGCTCAATTCGTCTTGAGCGATGACTACATTTTCGAGGACTCTGGCCCTGAGGTTTTCTATCTTTCCGTGCTTTCATCTGACGGAATTACCCGGGATACTTGGTGTACGATGCATACGAGTACACTATATAAGAACTATGTGATCTGCGAGCTTCAGCCTGAGGCTCGAGGGACAAAGGATCACCCCAATTTGGAGGGTCCCGGGAGTCAAACGAGAGCATCTGATAACCGGAGCTTGGATATGACTTCTGGGGCATTTTTCGAGAATTTTCATCCTCCGGGAAAGGATCTGGATACCAGAAACTGCAAAGTTTCGGACTCATCAGAGCTTCTCAATGCTATCCCTCGAATTCTCCGGCGACTGTCAAATGCTCAAACTTTGGAAGCCCTCGTTCAACACACCATCACCACTTTGCAAAGTCTAGTTGAATTTGACAGAACGACCATATATCATTTCGATAGTGATCGTCACGGAACCGTGGTCGCCGACGCGGTTGATGCTTCTTCAGGGTTAACTTCGTATGAAGGCATGCATTTCCCAGAGTCAACCTTCTCCGAAGGTCTGAAGAAAACGTATACACGCAATACTGTATGCTTCTCTTGTTCAGGAAGTCAAGGTACTTCGAAGCTGGTGTATCGGGCTTCCACCAACAAAAGGCCCTTTGACATGTCAAACACCTATCTCTCTGCAGCACCGGCGCTCTCAACGCCGCAGACCCACAACCCTGTCAGGGCCTGTTTGTCAATTCAAGTTATAGTTTTTGGCAGGCTTTGGGGACTTATCTCATGTCAATCCTACGATAGTGGCCAAAAGCTCCACCCGCTCATACAAAAGGTATGTTGGTTCGTGGCTGAGGCCGTTTCAAGCAACATTGAGCGTCTGTCCTACTCCTTGCCCTTTCAATCCCGAGAAGCGGACATCTCCCTGAATGAAACGAGCACAGTTCAGGCTGTTAAGACTCCACCCGGTGATCTTCTCGGTCTGTTTGGGGCAGACTATGCCGCAGCGTCAATATTGGGAGAGTCCAAGATATTGGGGAAACCAATCGACTCGCAAGAGGTTCTGGCATTGTTTGAATACATGAAAGTCAGAGAGGATGACACGGTGTTTTGGTCCAGAAATATCGCGACCGATTTTCAGGATCTCAACTACTCGCCTGGCTTCCATCATATTTCTGGTTTGCTTTACGTTCCTCTTTCAGTGGACGGTCGTGATTTTATCACCTTCTTCCGGGCAGGTCTAGAAAGCAACAGCCGTGCGTCTGATTCTGAAAGATTGAGTCGACAAAAAGAGTGGTCTTCCACAGAGTTTGGAAAGGCATCCGTTCTGTCTTTGCTCTACCGAACTTTCACCAACATATGGCAAGAGAAGGAGACTACACTACAAAACAACCAGCTGATGAGGCTTTTACTCGCTAATTCTGCGCACGAGTTCAGAACACCTCTCAATGCCATCATCAACTACTTGGAAATTGTTCTTGATGGCTCTCTGGATCAAGAGACACGAGACCACATTTCCAGATCTCACTCAGCGTCTAAGTCATTGGTATACATCATCAATGATCTGCTAGACCTCACAAATGCCGAAAATGGACAACGGTTGATTAAGGACGAGGCCTTCAATCTTTCAGAGACCCTCACGGAAGCAACAGACATTTTTTGGGAAGAAGCAATACAAAAGCATGTCGACCTACAAGTAGTCCAACATGCAGCCCTACCTCCCGTCCTCGGAGATCAAAGACGAGTACGCCAGGTGATCACAAACCTGATCAGCAATGCCATACAGCACACATCGACCGGGGCAGTAACAATCGAGTCTTGTGTCGTAGCAGAGCCGCTGGAGTCAGATCACATCTGTGTCGAAGTGGCAATACATGATACCGGGTCTGGCATGTCCCAAGAGAGCGTTGAAACCTTGTTCTGCGAGCTGGAGCAAATATCCAACAAGGGATACATGCAGAATCCCAAATCTTATGAACGCAATCCAAGTGGCCAATCATTTGAGACCGAAAGTGTGCTTGGTCTAGGACTCGCGCTGGTCGCCCGAATCGTGCGCAATATGAACGGGCAATTAAGCTTGAAGTCGGAAGAAGGCAAAGGGAGTTGCTTCAAGATCAGGCTTGCGTTTCCTCTTCCAGATGAAGATAGTGGTCAAAAGCAGAACCCGTGTGCTGCATCAAACGAACCTCAGCAGGAAGataaaagaagagaagagacgAAGCAAAACATCATGTCCTCACATCGCGTAACAAGTCAGAGAGAAGACGGTATTCCATGGGAATGTGGTCAAATTTCAGAATTTGAGCCAGGCAAATCCATCGTGACTGTCGATGTAGGCTTGAGAACCGGCGAGGCAAGGAACCTCTCCCTTTCAGGCCAACGGCTCGAACAGAACAACCAGTCAGATAAACCAGCCACTAGGAATAATTCTGAGCACTCGTCAGAACCATTCAACCCTCCAGTCAAGGAAACCTCGTCGATCCCACCAATCACAAAACCCCCAGCCAATCAGTCCCAAATCCCCCAACCAAGCGTTGCTCCTACAATGAATTGGAACCTCCACGTCCTCGTCGCAGAAGACGACCCAGTGAACAGTACAATCGTGCAAAAGCGCCTGGAGAAATTCGGCCACACAGTGCACATGACAAGCAACGGCAAAGAATGCGCATATGCGTACAAAGAAAATCCCACTCGTTTTGATGCAGTGCTTATGGACCTACAA ATGCCTATCGTCGATGGCCTCGGTGCAACACAGATGATACGCGAATTCGAGCAGCAAGAACTAGCTAATGAGACCACACCTGCGCCTCACATTCCCATTTTCGCTGTCTCAGCTTCCTTACTCGAGGAGAATCGAAAAATCTATATGGACTCGGGCTTTGATGGGTGGGTTATGAAGCCTATTGATTTCTACAGGGTTGATCGGTTGCTTGGCGGTGTGAGGCTTCGATGGGTGCGGGAGGAGGTTGTTTATCGGCCTGGTGTGTGGGAGGCTGGAGGGTGGTTTGAGGCATAG